Proteins from a genomic interval of Hoplias malabaricus isolate fHopMal1 chromosome 13, fHopMal1.hap1, whole genome shotgun sequence:
- the LOC136665412 gene encoding B-cell receptor CD22-like, whose amino-acid sequence MVWSALGILLSFALVTAVHCIFSIQMPSSLETVNGSCILIPCGFTIPQSLKESLKLPVSGIWRNGSRWFTGSTDIYNSSRKLNEIQGELLGDLLQKNCTSVLYNMGSKYSGTYYFRIETGFKYTFETPVQINVVDILPQPILSHARVSVKESTEVELTCTAPVPCPQQPPNLTWTPELGSITETLQTDETGSYTLSSVLRFVSSRSHHGESIKCLLQTQQHHSVSDHPCAITVLYAPKTQIEVNVSDPLYEGSNVTIFCSADANPEVTQIRWFREWRGNVSEINRTDLTFTMTKDRVGFYYCEAENIYGKQNSSKVSLNITEHSSEDGYDTLREGNSSTVKWLLGCCGAVLMLIILLTITLCFKRSRTRSMQGSNVNKSQIYVNFDKNFSNLQRESRDSECGVYSNVSNSQSKPASEAIYENSSI is encoded by the exons ATGGTGTGGTCTGCATTGGGGATCCTGCTTAGCTTTGCTCTGGTCACTg CTGTCCACTGCATATTCAGCATCCAGATGCCAAGCTCTTTAGAGACCGTTAATGGTTCCTGTATTCTGATTCCATGCGGCTTCACCATTCCTCAAAGTCTTAAAGAGAGTCTGAAGCTCCCTGTATCTGGAATCTGGAGAAATGGATCTCGTTGGTTTACCGGCAGCACTGATATTTACAACTCGTCTCGAAAGCTTAATGAAATCCAGGGCGAGCTGCTCGGGGACCTGCTCCAGAAGAACTGCACATCTGTCCTGTACAACATGGGGTCAAAATACTCAGGAACCTATTACTTCAGAATAGAGACAGGATTCAAATACACCTTTGAGACACCAGTACAGATTAATGTCGTAG ATATTCTCCCACAGCCTATTCTGTCTCATGCGAGAGTTTCTGTGAAAGAGAGCACAGAGGTGGAACTGACCTGTACAGCTCCAGTGCCCTGCCCGCAGCAGCCCCCAAACCTGACCTGGACCCCAGAGCTGGGCAGCATCACCGAGACCCTGCAGACAGATGAAACGGGGTCATACACACTGTCCTCTGTGCTGAGATTTGTCTCCTCGCGATCACATCATGGAGAGAGCATAAAATGTCTTCTAcagacacagcaacaccacagtGTCTCTGATCATCCCTGTGCTATCACAGTCCTTT ATGCTCCCAAAACACAAATTGAGGTGAATGTCTCAGACCCTCTGTATGAGGGATCGAATGTCACTATTTTCTGCTCAGCTGATGCAAACCCAGAAGTGACACAGATACGTTGGTTCAGAGAGTGGAGGGGAAATGTAAGtgaaataaacagaacagacctcACTTTCACGATGACCAAGGACAGAGTGGGTTTCTATTACTGTGAGGCAGAGAACATTTACGGAAAGCAGAACTCTTCCAAAGTCTCACTCAACATAACAG AGCACTCCTCAGAGGATGGTTATGACACTTTAAGAGAGGGGAACTCCTCCACTGTGAAGTGGCTGCTGGGATGCTGTGGTGCTGTCCTCATGCTGATTATTCTCCTCACCATCACGCTTTGCTTTAAAAG gaGCAGAACAAGGTCCATGCAG GGCAGCAATGTCAACAAGTCACAGATTTATGTAAATTTTGACAAGAACTTCAGTAATCTTCAGCGAGAAAGCAGAGActctgagtgtggtgtgtacagTAATGTTTCCAATTCACAATCAAAACCTGCCTCAGAGGCTATTTATGAAAACTCATCCATTTAG